The following coding sequences are from one Devosia yakushimensis window:
- the fmt gene encoding methionyl-tRNA formyltransferase — translation MRVVFMGTPEFSVPTLTEIVSSGHEVVAVYTRAPKPAGRGQEERKSAVHVAAEGFGIPVFTPRSLKGLDEQGVFALHDADVGIVVAYGLLLPKAILEAPRMGCLNLHGSLLPRWRGAAPIQRAVMAGDSQTGVMVMQMDEGLDTGAVAVGEVIPIGPDMTSGELHDQMMRVGADLMGRALAALERGSLDFKPQPEDGVTYAKKIEKAESRIDWSLPAEAVHNHIRGLSPFPGAWFEVELGGKRVRVKVLRSSLVEGSGAPGAVLGDLTIACGSGAVRLVQVQREGKSAMDAATFLRGVGAMPGTVQ, via the coding sequence ATGCGCGTTGTATTCATGGGTACGCCTGAATTTTCCGTGCCCACGCTGACCGAGATCGTTTCGTCGGGGCATGAGGTGGTTGCCGTCTATACGCGGGCACCCAAGCCGGCGGGGCGCGGGCAGGAAGAGCGCAAATCGGCAGTGCATGTGGCGGCCGAGGGATTTGGCATTCCGGTGTTTACGCCCCGCTCGCTCAAGGGGCTGGATGAGCAGGGCGTGTTTGCGCTGCATGATGCCGATGTTGGAATTGTCGTGGCCTATGGGCTGCTGTTGCCCAAGGCGATCCTTGAGGCACCACGCATGGGGTGTTTGAACCTGCATGGTTCGCTCCTGCCGCGCTGGCGGGGCGCAGCGCCGATCCAGCGGGCGGTGATGGCAGGCGATAGCCAGACCGGCGTCATGGTGATGCAAATGGATGAGGGGCTCGATACCGGCGCGGTGGCTGTGGGCGAGGTCATTCCCATCGGGCCGGATATGACTTCGGGCGAATTGCACGACCAGATGATGCGGGTGGGTGCGGACCTGATGGGCCGGGCGCTGGCGGCGCTGGAGCGGGGGAGCCTCGATTTCAAGCCGCAGCCGGAAGATGGCGTGACTTATGCCAAAAAGATCGAGAAGGCCGAGAGCCGGATCGACTGGTCGCTGCCTGCCGAGGCAGTGCATAACCATATTCGCGGGCTGTCGCCGTTTCCGGGGGCGTGGTTCGAGGTAGAGCTGGGCGGCAAGCGGGTGCGGGTCAAGGTGTTGCGGTCGAGCCTGGTGGAGGGGTCCGGCGCGCCGGGCGCAGTGCTGGGGGATTTGACCATTGCCTGTGGCAGTGGGGCGGTGCGGCTGGTGCAGGTGCAACGCGAGGGCAAGTCCGCCATGGATGCGGCGACGTTTTTGCGTGGGGTTGGGGCTATGCCGGGGACTGTCCAGTAG
- a CDS encoding prephenate dehydratase, whose amino-acid sequence MTKKIAFQGEPGAFSHAAAANVFPHDEVIGCVTFEETIAAVQTGKADFAVVPVENSLYGRITDIHHLLPESGLFIIGETYLRVEMNLLGVPGATLDDIKAVQSLSVALGQCRKFISEHGFRTINAVDTAGSAREVAQKADKSVAAIASRFAGEIYGLNVLASNIEDAEHNTTRFLVLSREQQEAAPGDVKTTFVFRVRNVPAALYKAMGGFATNSINMTKLESYMVGGAFTATQFYADIEGHPSDVGVQHAFEELGFFTDYFRVLGVYPKNELK is encoded by the coding sequence ATGACCAAAAAGATCGCTTTTCAAGGTGAGCCGGGCGCCTTCAGCCACGCTGCCGCCGCCAATGTCTTCCCTCATGACGAGGTCATCGGCTGCGTGACCTTTGAGGAAACCATTGCCGCCGTGCAGACCGGCAAGGCCGATTTCGCTGTGGTTCCGGTAGAAAATTCCCTCTACGGCCGCATCACCGATATTCATCACCTGCTGCCCGAAAGCGGCCTCTTCATCATCGGGGAGACCTATCTTCGCGTTGAGATGAACCTGCTCGGCGTTCCCGGCGCCACGCTGGACGATATCAAGGCCGTGCAATCGCTCTCGGTCGCCCTCGGGCAGTGCCGCAAATTCATCTCCGAACACGGCTTCCGCACCATCAACGCCGTCGATACCGCCGGCTCGGCCCGCGAAGTCGCCCAGAAGGCCGACAAATCGGTGGCCGCCATCGCTTCCCGGTTTGCCGGCGAAATCTATGGCCTCAACGTGCTGGCCTCCAATATCGAGGATGCCGAGCACAACACCACCCGCTTCCTCGTGCTCTCGCGCGAGCAGCAGGAAGCCGCGCCAGGCGATGTCAAAACCACCTTCGTCTTCCGCGTCCGTAACGTGCCCGCCGCGCTCTACAAGGCCATGGGCGGCTTTGCCACCAATTCGATCAACATGACCAAGCTCGAAAGCTACATGGTCGGCGGCGCCTTCACGGCCACCCAGTTCTATGCCGATATCGAGGGCCATCCCTCGGACGTGGGCGTGCAACATGCCTTTGAGGAACTCGGCTTCTTCACCGATTACTTCCGCGTACTTGGCGTCTACCCCAAGAACGAATTGAAGTAG
- the truA gene encoding tRNA pseudouridine(38-40) synthase TruA, producing the protein MPRYKLTVEYDGTPFSGWQRQTSRPSVQQALEEAIERFSGEAVTTQAAGRTDAGVHGLGQVVHFDLGKAWDPFRIREALNYHLRPDPVAIIEAEAVGDDFEARFSAKARHYEYRILNRRAPPVIERNHVWHVPMPLDADAMDYAAGMILGTHDFTTFRSAECQAKSPLRTLDALAVRREMEHIVITASARSFLHHQVRSMVGSLKLVGEGKWQPRDFRAALDARDRKRCGAMAPSDGLYLTRVDY; encoded by the coding sequence ATGCCGCGCTACAAGCTCACAGTGGAATATGACGGCACGCCCTTCTCGGGCTGGCAGCGGCAGACGAGTCGGCCAAGTGTGCAGCAGGCGCTGGAAGAGGCGATTGAGCGGTTTTCCGGCGAGGCCGTCACCACGCAGGCGGCGGGGCGGACCGATGCGGGGGTGCATGGGCTGGGCCAGGTGGTGCATTTTGACCTCGGCAAGGCATGGGACCCGTTCCGCATTCGCGAGGCGCTGAACTATCATTTGCGGCCCGATCCGGTGGCGATCATTGAAGCCGAGGCGGTGGGGGATGATTTCGAGGCGCGGTTTTCGGCCAAGGCGCGGCATTATGAATACCGCATTCTCAACCGCCGGGCGCCGCCCGTGATCGAGCGTAACCATGTCTGGCACGTGCCCATGCCGCTCGATGCCGACGCGATGGATTATGCCGCAGGAATGATCCTGGGGACGCATGATTTCACCACGTTCCGTTCGGCGGAATGCCAGGCCAAATCGCCGCTGCGCACGTTGGATGCCTTAGCAGTGCGGCGGGAGATGGAGCATATCGTGATCACGGCGAGCGCGCGGAGCTTTCTGCACCATCAGGTGCGGTCCATGGTCGGTTCGCTGAAACTTGTGGGCGAGGGCAAGTGGCAACCGCGCGATTTCCGGGCGGCGCTGGATGCGCGGGACCGCAAGCGCTGCGGGGCCATGGCGCCATCGGACGGGCTCTACCTGACGCGGGTGGATTACTAG
- a CDS encoding bifunctional helix-turn-helix transcriptional regulator/GNAT family N-acetyltransferase — MAEKPDESAQVAAIRTFNRFYTGIIGLLNEGMHKSPYSLAEARLIHEIGKRVSTTSSALAADLGMDRGQISRLVWRLVDQGLLAVLPHSDDRRSSTLALTPDGDGLYRNFNEMSDQAAADLLVPLDSFLRRDLVGSMQRIQTMLAGPESTEPLILRPHRVGELGWLVHRQGLLYHLEQGWNGEFEALIARIYADYEAAPITPPKSLWVAEMAGQVAGSLFIVPSAADPTIAQLRMLYVEPAFRGHGIGKRLVDEAIRFSRASGYSSIMLWTQDCLVAARKIYQGAGFVLEREEPHHSFGADLNGQYWRLDLKR; from the coding sequence ATGGCTGAAAAGCCCGACGAAAGCGCGCAGGTCGCCGCTATCCGCACCTTCAACCGGTTCTATACCGGCATTATCGGTTTACTGAACGAGGGCATGCACAAAAGCCCCTATTCGCTGGCCGAGGCGCGGTTGATCCATGAAATTGGCAAGCGCGTCAGCACCACATCGTCCGCTCTTGCTGCCGATCTGGGCATGGATCGCGGCCAGATAAGCCGCCTGGTCTGGCGTCTGGTCGATCAGGGCCTGCTGGCCGTACTCCCCCATAGCGACGATCGCCGCTCCAGCACCCTGGCGCTGACCCCGGATGGTGATGGCCTCTATCGCAACTTCAACGAGATGAGCGACCAGGCGGCAGCCGATCTGCTGGTTCCGCTCGATAGTTTTCTTCGCCGTGATCTGGTGGGCTCGATGCAGCGCATCCAGACCATGCTGGCCGGGCCGGAATCCACCGAACCGCTCATCCTGCGGCCCCATCGGGTCGGCGAATTGGGCTGGCTGGTGCACCGCCAGGGCCTGCTCTACCATCTCGAGCAGGGCTGGAACGGCGAATTCGAGGCGCTGATCGCCCGCATCTATGCCGATTACGAAGCCGCGCCCATCACCCCGCCCAAATCGCTCTGGGTGGCCGAAATGGCCGGGCAGGTGGCCGGCTCGCTCTTCATCGTCCCTTCGGCGGCAGACCCCACAATTGCCCAGCTTCGCATGCTCTATGTCGAGCCGGCTTTCCGCGGTCACGGCATCGGCAAGCGTCTCGTTGATGAAGCCATCCGCTTCTCGCGCGCCTCGGGCTATTCCAGCATCATGCTCTGGACCCAGGATTGCCTGGTCGCCGCCCGCAAGATCTACCAGGGCGCCGGCTTCGTCCTCGAACGCGAAGAGCCGCACCATTCCTTCGGCGCCGATCTCAACGGTCAATATTGGCGGCTGGACCTGAAGCGCTGA
- a CDS encoding c-type cytochrome, translating to MNSFELNKIMGAVLGTLLFVMGVGLVAEAIYHPIEDRGPGYALPEPVSTEAAAEAGPAEPVVSLGTLLASASVDRGAAAVKKCQSCHNFGEGDPNKTGPHLYDIVGRPEGGVADFSYSDGMKAHHDAGDTWTYENLNHFLTNPKEYTPGTKMNFAGVRTPEERADILAYLQTLSANPVPFPAAEEAAPAAEAAPAAEAAPAAEPAPAAEPAPAAEPAPAAEPAPAAEPAPAAEPAPAAEAEPAADAPARINTLMPPG from the coding sequence ATGAATTCGTTCGAACTTAACAAGATCATGGGCGCCGTTCTGGGCACCCTGTTGTTTGTCATGGGTGTCGGTCTCGTCGCCGAAGCCATCTATCATCCCATCGAAGACCGGGGCCCGGGCTATGCCCTGCCGGAGCCGGTTTCTACCGAAGCGGCGGCGGAAGCCGGCCCGGCCGAGCCAGTTGTGTCGCTGGGCACGCTGCTGGCCAGCGCCAGCGTCGATCGCGGCGCAGCGGCCGTCAAGAAATGCCAGTCCTGCCACAATTTTGGCGAGGGTGACCCCAACAAGACCGGCCCGCACCTCTATGACATCGTGGGACGCCCCGAAGGCGGGGTTGCCGACTTCTCCTATTCGGATGGCATGAAGGCACATCACGACGCCGGCGACACCTGGACCTATGAGAATCTCAACCATTTCCTGACCAATCCCAAGGAATATACCCCCGGCACCAAGATGAACTTTGCCGGTGTGCGCACCCCCGAAGAGCGCGCCGACATCCTGGCCTATCTGCAGACGCTGTCGGCCAATCCGGTGCCGTTCCCGGCTGCTGAAGAGGCCGCACCGGCCGCCGAGGCCGCGCCTGCTGCCGAAGCCGCTCCTGCGGCGGAACCTGCTCCCGCAGCCGAACCCGCGCCAGCGGCTGAGCCAGCCCCAGCGGCCGAACCTGCGCCGGCGGCTGAACCTGCACCGGCCGCTGAACCCGCGCCGGCCGCTGAAGCCGAGCCGGCCGCGGATGCACCGGCCCGGATCAATACGCTGATGCCTCCCGGCTAG
- a CDS encoding 2-hydroxyacid dehydrogenase produces the protein MLLLHLSDVDEASWAEKLRAALAPYPVVRQSEPFDPNDIRYIFVWKPKPDAFDGLDRLKAVLSLGAGVDALLKHPKLPNVPVVRFVDEDLSQRMSDYVVAHVTMHQRLYSRFRADQKARRWNQLYPPASSQTAVGIMGMGVLGQDAASRLKPLGFALRSWSRTAKAIEGVEGFVGPDQLDAFLAGTDILVNLLPLTPETTGILNYETFGKLRHGRLEGGPAIVNAARGGHQREADIVRALADGTLGAASLDVFETEPLPAESPLWDIENCYVTPHIAAISSETAGVAYYTRIIAEHEAGQPLINVVDRARGY, from the coding sequence ATGCTGCTGCTGCACCTGTCTGATGTCGACGAGGCAAGCTGGGCGGAAAAGCTGCGCGCGGCGCTGGCGCCCTACCCCGTGGTGCGGCAGAGCGAGCCGTTCGATCCCAACGATATCCGCTACATCTTTGTGTGGAAGCCCAAGCCCGACGCCTTTGACGGATTGGACAGGCTCAAGGCCGTGCTGTCGCTGGGCGCGGGCGTGGATGCACTGCTCAAACACCCCAAGCTGCCCAATGTGCCGGTGGTGCGGTTCGTGGACGAGGACCTGAGCCAGCGCATGAGCGATTATGTGGTGGCGCATGTGACCATGCATCAGCGGCTCTACAGCCGCTTCCGGGCCGATCAGAAGGCGCGGCGCTGGAACCAGCTCTATCCTCCAGCATCCTCGCAAACCGCGGTGGGCATCATGGGCATGGGTGTGCTCGGCCAGGATGCTGCCAGCCGCCTCAAGCCGTTGGGTTTCGCGCTGCGCAGCTGGAGCCGCACGGCCAAGGCCATCGAGGGCGTGGAAGGCTTTGTTGGCCCCGATCAGCTCGATGCCTTCCTTGCGGGCACCGACATTCTGGTCAACCTGCTGCCGCTGACGCCCGAAACCACGGGCATTCTCAACTACGAGACCTTTGGCAAGCTTCGGCATGGCCGGCTCGAGGGCGGACCGGCGATCGTCAATGCGGCGCGGGGCGGCCATCAGCGGGAAGCCGATATCGTGCGTGCATTGGCCGATGGCACGCTGGGCGCGGCAAGCCTTGATGTGTTCGAGACCGAACCGCTGCCCGCCGAGAGTCCGCTCTGGGATATCGAGAACTGCTACGTCACCCCCCATATCGCGGCAATTTCCAGCGAAACGGCGGGGGTCGCCTATTATACGCGGATCATCGCCGAACACGAGGCGGGCCAGCCGCTGATCAATGTCGTCGACCGCGCGCGCGGCTACTGA
- the dapE gene encoding succinyl-diaminopimelate desuccinylase encodes MTDIAADDPVQLLKALIACPSVTPEAAGALDLLDSALSGLGFATTRLLFEGDGSYPVDNLFAIRGTSGRRLLFAGHTDVVPPGDLSDWTADPFTPREADGKLYGRGAADMKSGIAAFIAAAAAIPADAGTILLAITNDEEADAINGTDKLVAWAKGQGHAFDFAIVGEPSSAALLGDSIKIGRRGSFSGLITVEGIQGHVAYPHKANNPLPTLARIVSALSDAPIDQGTEHFPASNLEVTTIDVGNPVSNVIPARGTLRFNIRYNDLWTPDTLAEWVRDRIASVDIGEGKVRFEISGTPSRSFLSPLSAEVETLSAAIQAVTGRRPELSTGGGTSDARFIAQYGPVVECGLVGPSMHKADEHIALEDLTGLTAIYRAFMTRFFASGPA; translated from the coding sequence GTGACTGACATTGCTGCGGACGATCCCGTCCAGCTTCTCAAGGCCCTGATCGCCTGCCCCTCGGTGACACCCGAAGCCGCTGGCGCGCTCGATCTGCTCGATAGCGCGCTCAGCGGCCTGGGTTTCGCCACCACTCGCCTGCTTTTTGAGGGCGACGGCTCCTACCCCGTCGATAATCTCTTCGCCATTCGCGGCACTAGCGGCCGTCGTCTGCTGTTTGCCGGCCATACCGATGTGGTGCCACCCGGCGATCTCTCTGATTGGACTGCCGATCCATTCACGCCGCGCGAAGCCGATGGCAAGCTCTATGGCCGCGGTGCCGCCGATATGAAATCGGGCATTGCCGCCTTCATTGCCGCCGCCGCCGCGATACCCGCGGACGCCGGCACGATCCTGCTCGCCATCACCAATGACGAAGAAGCCGACGCCATCAACGGTACCGACAAACTCGTGGCCTGGGCAAAGGGGCAGGGGCACGCGTTCGATTTCGCCATTGTCGGCGAACCCAGTTCGGCAGCCTTGCTCGGCGACAGCATCAAGATCGGTCGGCGCGGCTCCTTTTCCGGTCTCATCACCGTCGAGGGCATCCAGGGCCACGTCGCCTATCCGCACAAGGCGAACAACCCCCTGCCCACGCTTGCCCGCATTGTCTCCGCGCTCAGTGATGCGCCCATCGACCAGGGCACCGAGCATTTTCCCGCCAGCAATCTCGAAGTCACCACCATCGACGTCGGTAATCCCGTTTCCAACGTCATTCCGGCGCGCGGCACGCTCCGCTTCAACATTCGCTACAACGATCTCTGGACGCCCGATACTCTGGCCGAATGGGTGCGCGACCGTATCGCCAGCGTCGATATTGGCGAGGGCAAGGTGCGCTTCGAGATATCGGGCACGCCTTCACGTTCCTTCCTGTCCCCGCTCAGCGCCGAGGTGGAAACACTCTCTGCCGCCATCCAGGCGGTTACCGGCCGCCGCCCCGAGCTTTCCACAGGTGGCGGCACGTCGGACGCCCGCTTCATCGCCCAATATGGCCCGGTGGTCGAATGTGGACTGGTCGGCCCCTCCATGCACAAGGCCGACGAACACATAGCCCTTGAAGACCTCACTGGCCTCACCGCCATTTATCGCGCCTTCATGACGCGGTTTTTTGCCTCGGGTCCGGCATGA
- the dapD gene encoding 2,3,4,5-tetrahydropyridine-2,6-dicarboxylate N-succinyltransferase: MSHADLAATIDAAFEARAEINSATKGEVRDAVETALALLDSGQARVAEKIDGQWQVNQWLKKAVLLSFRLNDNKLIEGAPGGSSYWDKVPTKFEGWGENRFREAGFRAVPGAIVRHSAHIGKGVILMPSFVNLGAFVDENTMVDTWVTVGSCAQIGKNVHISGGVGIGGVLEPLQAGPVIIEDNCFIGARSEVVEGVVVGEGAVISMGVFIGASTKIVDRATGEIHIGKVPPYSVVVSGSLPGKPLPNGNPGPSLYCAVIVKTVDAQTRSKTGINDLLRD, encoded by the coding sequence ATGTCGCACGCCGATCTCGCCGCCACTATCGATGCCGCCTTCGAGGCCCGCGCAGAGATCAACTCCGCCACCAAAGGCGAAGTGCGTGATGCCGTCGAGACCGCTCTGGCCCTGCTCGATAGCGGCCAGGCCCGCGTCGCCGAAAAGATCGATGGCCAGTGGCAGGTCAATCAATGGCTCAAAAAGGCCGTGCTGCTCTCCTTCCGCCTCAATGACAACAAGCTCATCGAAGGCGCCCCCGGCGGTTCCTCCTATTGGGATAAGGTGCCCACCAAGTTCGAAGGCTGGGGCGAAAACCGCTTCCGCGAGGCCGGCTTCCGTGCCGTGCCGGGCGCTATCGTCCGCCACTCCGCCCATATCGGCAAGGGCGTCATCCTCATGCCCAGCTTTGTGAATCTCGGCGCCTTCGTCGATGAAAACACCATGGTCGATACCTGGGTTACCGTCGGCTCCTGCGCCCAGATCGGCAAGAATGTCCACATTTCGGGCGGCGTCGGCATTGGCGGCGTGCTTGAGCCGCTTCAGGCCGGCCCCGTCATCATCGAAGACAATTGCTTCATCGGCGCCCGCTCCGAAGTGGTCGAAGGCGTCGTCGTGGGCGAGGGCGCGGTGATCTCCATGGGCGTCTTCATCGGCGCCTCGACCAAAATTGTCGACCGCGCTACCGGCGAAATCCATATCGGCAAGGTGCCGCCGTATTCTGTCGTGGTCTCGGGGAGTCTCCCCGGCAAGCCCCTTCCCAACGGCAATCCCGGCCCCTCGCTCTACTGCGCCGTCATCGTCAAAACCGTCGACGCCCAGACCCGCTCCAAGACCGGCATCAACGACCTGCTGCGCGACTAG
- a CDS encoding leucyl aminopeptidase family protein translates to MSQVQSLPVIVVEEGRLDAASLAPSWHAWARANGFAGQRGRLLALPGEAGAVEGYLFGSGEPAARPALILGLAGANLPEGDYHLEGTYGDPVLAAVGFRLGAYRFARYRKTEPAPRLAAPAAADAAEIDRLVEAAVLARDLVNTPSNDLGPDAFEQVIRDFASARGISVSAIVGDDLLAANFPMIHAVGRAAAQPPRLLDLSWGRESDPKVTLVGKGVTFDTGGLDIKTATGMLLMKKDMGGAANVLGLAHAIVSAGLAVRLRVLIPIVENAIAGDAFRPGDVLTSRKGLTVEIGNTDAEGRLILADALALADEESPDLLIDMATLTGAARVALGPDLPALYSTDDSLARDLMAAGLRADDPLWQMPLWSPYDSMMSSKIADVNNAGSGGFAGSITAALFMRRFVSRAKAWVHLDIMAWAPEARPGRPQGGTDHGIRAVYGLLKHRYPAI, encoded by the coding sequence ATGTCGCAAGTCCAGTCCCTGCCCGTCATCGTTGTCGAAGAGGGGCGGCTTGATGCTGCCAGCCTGGCGCCATCCTGGCATGCCTGGGCCCGGGCCAATGGCTTTGCCGGCCAGCGGGGGCGTCTGCTGGCGCTGCCGGGGGAGGCCGGTGCTGTGGAGGGCTATCTTTTCGGTAGTGGCGAACCGGCGGCCCGCCCGGCATTGATCCTGGGTCTTGCCGGCGCCAATCTGCCGGAGGGCGATTACCATCTCGAGGGCACCTATGGCGACCCGGTCCTGGCCGCCGTGGGGTTCCGCCTCGGCGCCTATCGGTTTGCCCGTTATCGCAAAACCGAACCTGCGCCGCGCCTGGCTGCGCCCGCCGCTGCCGACGCCGCCGAGATCGACCGCCTCGTCGAGGCCGCCGTGCTGGCCCGCGATCTGGTCAATACGCCCAGCAATGATCTGGGGCCCGACGCGTTCGAACAGGTCATTCGCGACTTTGCCTCGGCCCGCGGCATAAGCGTCTCCGCCATTGTCGGCGATGACCTGCTGGCCGCCAATTTCCCCATGATCCATGCCGTCGGCCGTGCCGCCGCGCAACCGCCCCGCCTGCTCGATCTGAGCTGGGGCCGAGAGAGCGATCCCAAAGTAACCCTGGTGGGCAAGGGCGTTACCTTCGATACCGGCGGGCTCGATATCAAGACGGCCACCGGCATGTTGCTGATGAAGAAGGATATGGGCGGCGCCGCCAATGTGCTGGGCCTCGCCCATGCCATCGTCTCGGCGGGCCTCGCCGTGCGGCTGCGCGTGCTCATTCCCATTGTCGAAAACGCCATTGCCGGCGATGCCTTCCGCCCCGGCGATGTGCTGACCTCCCGCAAGGGGCTGACCGTCGAGATCGGCAATACCGATGCCGAAGGCCGCCTGATCCTCGCCGATGCCTTGGCTCTGGCCGATGAGGAAAGCCCCGACCTGCTGATCGATATGGCTACCCTTACCGGCGCCGCCCGCGTGGCCCTGGGTCCCGATCTGCCCGCGCTTTACTCGACCGATGACAGCCTGGCTCGCGACCTTATGGCCGCCGGCCTCCGTGCCGATGACCCGCTCTGGCAGATGCCGCTCTGGTCGCCCTACGATTCCATGATGTCGTCCAAGATCGCCGATGTGAACAATGCCGGCAGCGGCGGCTTTGCCGGTTCCATCACCGCGGCTCTCTTCATGCGGCGTTTCGTGTCGCGGGCTAAGGCCTGGGTCCATCTCGATATCATGGCTTGGGCTCCCGAGGCCCGTCCTGGCCGGCCCCAGGGCGGCACCGACCACGGCATCCGCGCGGTCTATGGGCTGCTCAAGCACCGCTATCCTGCAATTTAG
- a CDS encoding YqaA family protein, with translation MSDATTQQPQKLKFYDRLKLATKHRLAEPILGLLCFLEASILPIFPEIMLAPMIIADRKRAWRLATICTVTSVLGGLAGYAVGYYLFDTIGRAIIAFYGAGDGFASLMQSFNDNGPLMILIGAISPIPYKVVTITSGVAGLDLWTFIFYGLVGRAARYFVPCGLFYFFGPTANHFIEKHKALAGWGLVALTIIGFAAAPLLFPKNGAETGSVVEAMDMTTPDPMPEG, from the coding sequence ATGAGCGACGCCACGACGCAGCAGCCGCAGAAGCTCAAATTCTACGACCGCCTGAAACTGGCGACCAAACACCGGCTAGCCGAACCCATTCTGGGGCTATTGTGCTTTCTTGAAGCCAGCATCTTGCCGATCTTTCCCGAGATCATGCTGGCGCCCATGATCATTGCCGACCGCAAGCGGGCTTGGCGATTGGCGACTATCTGCACGGTGACATCGGTGTTGGGGGGCCTGGCCGGCTATGCGGTGGGCTACTACCTCTTCGACACGATCGGACGCGCCATCATCGCCTTTTACGGCGCCGGCGATGGCTTTGCCTCGCTGATGCAGAGCTTTAACGACAATGGCCCGCTGATGATCCTGATCGGGGCGATTTCGCCCATTCCCTACAAGGTGGTTACGATTACCAGCGGGGTGGCCGGGCTCGATCTGTGGACCTTCATCTTTTATGGCCTGGTGGGGCGCGCCGCGCGCTATTTCGTGCCCTGCGGGCTGTTCTACTTCTTTGGGCCGACGGCCAATCACTTCATCGAAAAGCACAAGGCGCTGGCCGGCTGGGGCCTGGTAGCGCTGACCATTATCGGCTTTGCCGCAGCGCCACTGTTGTTTCCCAAGAATGGGGCGGAGACCGGAAGCGTGGTCGAAGCGATGGATATGACAACGCCGGATCCGATGCCGGAGGGCTGA
- a CDS encoding DUF805 domain-containing protein: protein MDFQALYTITTGRVSRKTWWIGILILGIAGIVLTLLLGLVGLGPTATSAGWGSLLVTLLLLYPSYCLSLKRRQDRANNGLDLKILLGLSLLSSVIQTLGIGITATDIGGGVMMPSPAPWLSVLLLALAAFGIYMLVQLGFLRGTIGPNQYGDDPVTNPATA, encoded by the coding sequence ATGGATTTTCAGGCACTTTACACCATCACGACCGGCCGCGTGTCGCGCAAGACCTGGTGGATCGGCATTCTCATCCTGGGCATTGCCGGCATCGTGCTCACCTTGCTGCTGGGCCTGGTCGGCTTGGGGCCGACCGCGACCAGTGCCGGCTGGGGCTCGCTACTGGTCACTCTGTTGCTGCTCTATCCGAGCTATTGCCTGTCGCTCAAGCGCCGACAGGATCGTGCCAATAATGGCCTTGATCTCAAGATATTGCTTGGCCTGTCGCTGCTGAGTTCGGTGATCCAGACCCTAGGCATTGGCATCACCGCTACCGATATCGGTGGCGGCGTCATGATGCCGTCTCCGGCGCCCTGGCTTTCTGTCCTGTTGCTGGCGCTGGCCGCCTTCGGCATTTACATGCTGGTGCAATTGGGTTTCCTGCGCGGCACTATCGGCCCCAACCAATATGGCGACGACCCGGTGACCAATCCGGCCACCGCCTGA
- a CDS encoding tetratricopeptide repeat protein, which yields MLSSLFQRTKPLRVVLCAGAAALTISACASTRSNGPLPDYAAAPAAQAQQGLVELTARYRANPRDKATIIHYAAALRAAGQSAQAVAALEQGISHYPNDADIAIAYAKALTADGRFEQSLGVLERVIRPDAPDWNALLVKGAALDQMGRNQEARQVYGQALAMAPGEASIEANLGLSYAMTNELALAERHLRRAAQMPGANSKIRQNLALIVGLQGRFDEARTLYAAELPPDQVESNMAYMRSMLTQQNRWDAIAKG from the coding sequence GTGCTGTCGTCATTGTTCCAACGGACCAAGCCTTTGCGCGTCGTGCTGTGCGCCGGCGCGGCGGCCCTGACGATTTCGGCATGTGCGTCCACCCGCAGCAATGGACCATTGCCGGATTATGCAGCGGCTCCGGCCGCGCAGGCGCAGCAGGGATTGGTGGAATTGACGGCGCGCTATCGCGCCAATCCGCGCGACAAGGCCACTATCATTCACTACGCCGCCGCCCTGCGTGCGGCCGGGCAGAGCGCACAGGCCGTTGCGGCACTCGAACAGGGCATCAGCCACTATCCCAACGACGCCGATATCGCCATTGCCTATGCCAAAGCGCTGACGGCGGACGGCCGGTTCGAGCAATCGCTGGGCGTGCTCGAACGTGTCATCCGCCCGGACGCGCCGGATTGGAACGCGCTTCTGGTCAAGGGGGCAGCGCTCGACCAGATGGGGCGCAACCAGGAGGCGCGCCAGGTTTATGGCCAGGCGCTGGCCATGGCGCCGGGCGAGGCCTCCATCGAGGCCAATCTGGGACTTTCCTATGCCATGACCAACGAGCTGGCGCTGGCCGAGCGGCATCTGCGCCGGGCGGCGCAAATGCCGGGTGCAAACAGCAAAATCCGGCAAAACCTGGCCTTGATCGTCGGCCTGCAAGGCAGGTTCGATGAAGCCCGAACCCTCTACGCCGCCGAATTGCCGCCCGACCAGGTCGAGAGCAACATGGCCTATATGCGCTCGATGCTGACCCAGCAAAACCGCTGGGATGCGATCGCCAAGGGCTAA